Proteins encoded within one genomic window of Acaryochloris marina S15:
- a CDS encoding transposase, whose translation MNISQREQQIIRIQSQSSYASINKALEATLRLEANRVTQIAVESALDEEVQAYLSELQGTRPRRSGYYQRVLDTQYGRIAQLSVPKLRKGNADREWKILERYQRALGSLLEFCLGLYVMGLSLRDLQEALYEILGAVLSVNAINRITLKAQKQMLQSRQTRLEKTPFILIVDGVWASVQCASEDFWEDQAGHIRKLRRAEDRVILVAMAIWPDGTQTVLHYEMAVQESEAAWLLFFEHLRHRGLQTHLVKLIVSDGTTGLPKVIRALFPLAQHQRCITHKVRAMLRHLGYEQLPHLDAQGQELSHSEAKKLRYSQIKHDAYAIYKAPDWEEAIVTLLVFAQKWTDLEPDAVRTFIKDFALTLSFYDFDESLHSLIRTSNALERLFRKFRTKADEIGAFPNEESCLAIFFLVSRRDHAKHDRLKNRGE comes from the coding sequence ATGAACATTTCCCAACGTGAGCAGCAGATTATCCGTATCCAGTCTCAAAGTTCATATGCCTCTATTAACAAAGCTTTAGAAGCAACCCTGCGCCTTGAGGCTAACCGAGTTACCCAGATAGCAGTAGAGTCAGCACTAGACGAAGAAGTCCAAGCTTATCTATCAGAGCTTCAAGGGACTCGCCCTCGACGTTCAGGCTATTATCAGCGGGTTCTTGATACCCAGTACGGCAGGATTGCTCAACTATCTGTCCCGAAACTACGGAAAGGGAATGCAGACCGAGAGTGGAAGATTCTAGAGCGTTACCAACGAGCCCTCGGTAGCCTTCTAGAGTTTTGCCTGGGCTTGTATGTCATGGGTTTATCGCTTCGAGACTTGCAAGAAGCTCTCTATGAGATCCTGGGAGCAGTTTTATCCGTGAATGCCATTAACCGGATTACTCTCAAAGCTCAGAAGCAAATGCTCCAAAGTCGTCAAACTCGTCTTGAGAAAACCCCTTTTATTCTGATTGTTGATGGAGTGTGGGCGAGTGTTCAATGCGCCTCCGAAGACTTTTGGGAAGACCAAGCTGGACATATCCGGAAGCTACGTCGTGCGGAAGACCGAGTCATCTTAGTGGCCATGGCGATATGGCCAGATGGGACACAAACCGTTCTTCATTACGAAATGGCTGTCCAAGAATCTGAGGCAGCCTGGCTACTGTTCTTTGAGCACCTGCGGCACCGAGGATTGCAAACCCATTTGGTGAAGCTGATTGTCAGTGATGGCACCACTGGACTACCTAAGGTAATTCGCGCTCTGTTTCCCCTCGCACAACATCAACGATGCATTACCCACAAGGTTCGAGCGATGCTCCGGCATTTGGGCTATGAGCAATTGCCACACCTGGATGCTCAAGGACAAGAACTCTCCCACTCTGAAGCAAAGAAGCTGCGATATTCACAAATTAAACACGATGCCTATGCTATCTATAAAGCGCCAGACTGGGAAGAAGCGATTGTGACGTTGCTCGTGTTTGCACAGAAATGGACAGACCTTGAACCCGATGCTGTTAGAACCTTCATCAAAGATTTTGCCCTGACCTTGAGTTTCTATGATTTTGATGAATCCCTTCATTCGCTGATTCGTACTTCCAATGCGCTAGAAAGGCTGTTCCGGAAATTCCGAACCAAGGCTGACGAAATTGGTGCTTTCCCAAATGAGGAGAGCTGTTTAGCGATTTTCTTTCTCGTCTCTCGTAGGGATCATGCCAAGCATGATCGCCTCAAAAACCGTGGCGAATAA